The following proteins are encoded in a genomic region of Brachypodium distachyon strain Bd21 chromosome 1, Brachypodium_distachyon_v3.0, whole genome shotgun sequence:
- the LOC100837521 gene encoding LOW QUALITY PROTEIN: AP2-like ethylene-responsive transcription factor ANT (The sequence of the model RefSeq protein was modified relative to this genomic sequence to represent the inferred CDS: deleted 1 base in 1 codon), whose amino-acid sequence MTNSGSAGVVRSMSGNGIVDGGSWLGFSMSPHAAAPMAAGSAIDIGGQHVQHQGGFYYPPATVTSSPASYYLGGAGNVAAAANGGYNYYSGVSSMPLKSDGSLCIMEALHRNEQEHQAGAMGSASASPKLENFLGAGPAMALSLDSSSYYYAGRGHALDRGAGAGTHQVQYAIIPGASAGHDVYYDAHAHAAMMDEQAAMAAAGWMARGEEGGYDHGGNGAEDGALVPVDIGNQVHPLALSISSGSQASCVTMQASAYAGEEFLAVGAAVASKKRGAGQNKQAVQHRKSIDTFGQRTSKFRGVTRHRWTGRYEAHLWDNTCTKEGQTRKGRQVYLGGYDMEEKAARAYDLAALKYWGPATHINFPVEDYQEELEEMKKMTRQEFVAHLRRKSSGFSRGASIYRGVTRHHQHGRWQARIGRVSGNKDLYLGTFTTQEEAAEAYDVAAIKFRGLNAVTNFEITRYDVEKIMQSSTLLPGDEARRKSKNAESGGALVANDDAADWRTATPCEAFYALQDIVSVDDEAGSRAQGGGARVSNASSLATSLSNSREQSPDRGGSGLAMLFAGHAAPRPGSAHQLPSWVVSSSAPVPGVSVAHMPVPMFAAWADA is encoded by the exons TGACCAACAGCGGCAGCGCCGGCGTCGTCCGGAGCATGAGCGGCAACGGCATCGTGGACGGTGGCAGCTGGCTGGGGTTCTCGATGTCGCCTCATGCAGCCGcgcccatggccgccggctcCGCCATCGACATTGGTGGCCAGCATGTGCAGCACCAGGGCGGCTTCTATTACCCTCCTGCCACTGTCACATCTTCCCCGGCGTCCTACTACCTCGGTGGCGCAGGTaatgtcgccgccgccgcgaatGGCGGGTACAACTACTACTCCGGGGTCTCCTCCATGCCTCTCAAGTCCGACGGCTCCCTCTGCATCATGGAGGCGCTCCACCGAAACGAGCAAGAACACCAAG CAGGAGCGATggggtcggcgtcggcgtcgccgAAGCTCGAGAACTTCCTGGGCGCGGGCCCTGCCATGGCGCTGAGCCTCGACAGCTCCAGCTACTACTACGCCGGCCGCGGACATGCGTTGGaccgcggcgccggagccggcacGCACCAGGTTCAGTACGCCATCATCCCCGGTGCCAGCGCCGGACACGACGTGTACTACGACGCCCACGCCCACGCGGCCATGATGGACGAgcaggcggccatggccgcggccGGATGGATGGCGCGGGGCGAGGAAGGGGGATACGACCATGGCGGCAACGGCGCCGAGGATGGCGCCCTGGTGCCGGTCGACATCGGCAACCAGGTGCACCCGCTGGCGCTGTCCATTAGCTCCGGGTCCCAGGCCAGCTGCGTCACGATGCAGGCGTCCGCCTACGCCGGGGAAGAGTTCTTGGCCGtgggcgccgccgtggccagCAAGAAGCGCGGCGCCGGGCAGAACAAGCAGGCGGTCCAGCACCGCAAGTCCATCGACACGTTCGGGCAGCGGACGTCCAAGTTCAGGGGCGTCACCAG GCATAGGTGGACGGGGAGGTACGAGGCGCACCTATGGGACAACACCTGCACCAAGGAAGGCCAGACCAGGAAAGGCCGCCAAG TTTATCTTG GTGGGTATGACATGGAGGAGAAGGCCGCTCGGGCGTATGACCTGGCGGCTCTCAAGTACTGGGGCCCTGCCACGCACATCAACTTCCCG GTGGAGGACTACcaggaggagctggaggagatgaagaagatgaccAGGCAGGAGTTCGTGGCGCACCTCAGAAG GAAGAGCAGCGGCTTCTCGCGCGGCGCTTCGATCTACCGTGGAGTCACCAGGCACCACCAGCACGGGCGGTGGCAGGCGCGCATCGGCCGCGTCTCCGGCAACAAGGACCTCTACCTGGGAACATTCA CAACGCaggaggaagcggcggaggcCTACGACGTGGCGGCGATCAAGTTCCGCGGGCTCAACGCCGTGACCAACTTCGAGATCACGCGGTACGACGTTGAGAAGATCATGCAGAGCAGCACGCTCCTACCGGGCGACGAGGCCCGGCGCAAGTCCAAGAACGCCGAGAGCGGCGGAGCCCTCGTGGCCAACGACGACGCCGCGGACTGGAGGACGGCCACGCCGTGCGAGGCCTTCTACGCGCTGCAGGACATCGTGtccgtggacgacgaggcc gGGTCTCGTGCGCAGGGCGGGGGCGCGCGCGTGTCGAACGCGTCGTCGCTGGCGACGAGCCTGAGCAACTCACGTGAGCAGAGCCCCGACCGAGGCGGCAGTGGCCTCGCCATGCTGttcgccgggcacgcggcgcCGAGGCCTGGAAGCGCGCATCAGCTGCCCTCCTGGGTTGTCTCGTCGTCGGCTCCGGTGCCCGGCGTGTCCGTCGCGCACATGCCAGTGCCCATGTTCGCCGCGTGGGCCGACGCTTGA